GATAATTTCCGGCAGAAAACCTTCGGAGCGACAGCGAAGTGCCGGATAGCCCGACCTGCCGGAGGCGGGTAACGTCCAGAAAGCATACAAGTTAAACAAATACCATCGGTGTAGTTTCAATTATTCACTCACAGGAGGCAATCAAACATGACTGAAAGTAATAAAATCACCCTCATATTAACAGGCGCATTGGTCATCATAGTCTTAGCAGTGTTTATTTACTTGTTGCTGGAAAACAGCCGCATGAAGGAGGTGATCATCAACAAGACTCTTCATCAAATGGAAGAGGATTATAAGGCTCTGAACGAACTGGAAAAAATGGAGTTCACCGCCATGGAGGATTCCATCTTGAATGCCCTGTCCACATTGGGCACTGTATCTTCCTACAATTCCAAGGTGCAGGCAGCTTATAACAACATATTGGAGATCATCAAGGAATCCATTTCGAAGCGGGGCATTCTCCCGGTGGATATCGAAGCGGTGATGAAGGAAAAGAGGGATAAATATGCGCAGGATCATTAAGTTTTTAATGATGGCGGCTATTTTATCTATGGCCATGGGGCTTTATGCTCAGAATAACATTATTATCAGTCCCGAGATGACTGAAAAACAGATCGATAATGAGATAAAGTCTTTTATTGACAAAGAACTTGAAAGCCTGGGAATTGAACAAGGAGATGAGGAATATCAGCATGTACAACAAATGGTTGAAAAAATCGAGAAGCGATTAAGCCAGATTAATGAGGAACAATCTTCCTTTATAGATTCCTATGGTAATCACGATAAAGATGACCTGAATCGAGCCATGAAGCTGCTTCGGAATCTCTATTATGCTGAACGAACAGTGAGTAGTTTACTTCTTGACGGCTATTATAAGAATAGCGATGAATATAATAGTCGCCTTGTAAAGGATATGGGCTTGATTGAGGAAGAGGTGATGAATCTGAAGGCATATGAGGATGAGATTCAGGCCAATGTCAGGATTGCCTATGAATCGCTAAATAAATCCTACGATTCCATGAAAAATCTGGCTGATATAATAGAAGGCTATAAGGATATTATTGCTGAGCAGCAGAAGATTATCCGGGATGAGATCACGGGAAACGGCGCATGGGATAGTTGAGAGGGGTTTTGGTGATGTGAGTTTTTCGCTGCTTGGGGGAACTGGGTGGTATGGGGACGCAGTGTTGATGGCTCCTGATGTTCAGGTGGGGTTTGAGGTGGAGTTTGCACTTAATAGCTGGTTTGGTGTGGGGCTTGGGGCGATGACGAGTTTGCCGGTGAGGGGGAATCAGGTGTTTTTGGGGGTTCGTTTTTCGCCGGGGGGAAAGCGTTCTCAACAATAATTAGCCAAATTATCAATCATTTTCATTGAAAATTTCAGTAAAATATGTAGAATAATACTGAGGTTTAGCAATGAATAAAGTGATTTTTGACAGCATCAAGAAAATTAAGCCCCAATATGCCAATGAAGGCTTCATGATTCTCGGTGTATTTGGCTCCTATTCCCGAGGTGATTATAACAATCACAGTGATATTGATATTCTCTATGAAATCACTCCTGAATTTATCAAGACCTATGGTGGTTTTGGATCGTGCAGTCGGATTGAAAAAATCAAAGAAGAACTGGAAGATTTCCTTGGGCATAAAATCGATCTGGCCAATAAAAAAGCATTAAGTGATATTGGTAAAAAGTATATTTTACCTGAGGTTGAATATGTCTAAACGAAGTGATGAAGCCAGGCTTGAGAAAATCCTTTATTATATCAATGATATTGAAAAGATGATTAAAAATCATGATGGAATTGTTGAAACATTAAATCATACCGAAGGTCAATATGCTGTTTCCATGTGCCTTGTTCAGATTGGTGAGCTTCTTGGAAAAATTGAAAATCCCGATTATATACAAAAGCTTCCGGTGAAACCTGTTAAGGATTTCAGAAATATTATTGTTCATGACTATGAAGGTGTTGATTTGTCGATTGTTGAGAAAATCCTTGAAGATGATTTACCTCAGTTAAAAGCATTAGTGCTTGGATTGTTGAATTAGCTATTCTCTTTATGAATAATAAGCTAATAATGAAACAACAATTTGAATTATTGTTCCAAGGTAATTATCTTAATATCTCCATCTCGTAAAACTTCTAATTCTATTTTCTTTTTTTCAGATACCAGATAAAGTATATTTATCGCATCATTAGCATTCGCAATTTCCTTATTATCGATCTTTACAATAATGTCGTTTTTTACGATATTTGCAAAATATGCGGGTGAATTCTTATAAACAATATATACAAGCGCCCCAGTATTGCGTTTATATAATTGCCTATCCTCGCTGTTCAGATTCAGAAATTCAAGACCAAAACCTACATCATCGGTAAATCGCACAAAATATGCTATATGATAGTCATAACGTTTAATACTATATACTCCGTAATCAGTTGTGCCGTATCGCGTATCAGTATATCCTCTTGTATATATTGCAATAGTTGCGCCAATTTCTTTACAATGCTGGCTGATATCAAATGTTATATCTTCATCTACTCCATTATAATTGACAAATCCAAGACAAAAAAAATGTTCTGAAAGTAATTCATCTATATCATAATCAAAATTGTTTGAATAATATATTTTAGGCTTCTCATTTTTTCCTAATCTGATAACATGATAGCCCCGTTCTTCTGGAGGGCTAAGGGGTTCATAAAAATCAGAGATAGTTGAACATGAAATAATAAAAATAAATGAAGTAAATATTAAAAATGTTTTGGTTTGCATATTAACCTCATAACATTTGGAAGTCAGAATTTTGAATAATCAAAATTCTGTTAACAGATTTTAATATTTATTTTTAATTTCCACAAGCAAAATTAAGTGAAAGCATAATGATATCTATATATAAACGCTTATATGATTTTTAAGAATATCAAAATGAGATTAGAGCCATTATTTAACGCATAAAGCGGCGGATATAAGCTATGGTAGAGATTATATTGATGTTAGTTTTTCATTTCTTGGGAGTTCCGGGTAGTATGGGGACGCGGTGTTGACAGCTCCTGATGTTCAGGTGGGCTTTGAGGTGGAATTTGCACTTAATAGCTGGTTTGGTGTGGGTATCGGGGCGATGACGAGTCTGCCGGTGAGGGGGAATCAGGTGTTTTTGGGGGTTAGGTTTACGCCGGGGAGATGAGTGAAGGAGATTCTTCTGAGAATGAGCGATTTTTTCTTGACAAAATGGAATTATGCGATAAAATGTATAACATAACAGAGGATTTTTTTCGAAAAATACTATAAATTTTTCCTGTTTAATGTTGAAATGTGCGCACTTCATTTTGTTTTCTATTCTTTTGACAATATTTTAATTTTTCAGGATAATCATTTAGTAAATTCTTGGAAAATAGGGTTTTTGAAGGAGAATACTTATGTTGCGGTAAATTTTTTTGGTAAATGTTCATTCCGTTTAGCAAAATATCCGCTTAAACCGCAGGCAGTTTAAGCGGAAATTTTGCCCATATTATGGAAAGTCTGTTTAATAAGATGTTAGATGGACGCTTCGCGCTAAGAATATAAGGAGAAATTATGAGTAACATTCCAGATTACCAAACAGTTATGCTACCTATTTTGAAAATAACTCAAGATAATAAAGAACATTCTTTTCGAGAAGTAATAGAAATTCTTGCTCAAAAATATAATTTATCCGATGATGACCGTAAAGAACTCCTTCCCAGTGGAACACAACCGATTTTTGATAATAGAGTTGGTTGGGCTAAAACATATCTAAAAAAAGCAGGATTAATTGATTATCCGAAAAGAGCCTATATAAATATTACTGAAAGAGGAAAAAGCATTCTCGAAGAAA
This window of the Candidatus Delongbacteria bacterium genome carries:
- a CDS encoding nucleotidyltransferase domain-containing protein → MNKVIFDSIKKIKPQYANEGFMILGVFGSYSRGDYNNHSDIDILYEITPEFIKTYGGFGSCSRIEKIKEELEDFLGHKIDLANKKALSDIGKKYILPEVEYV
- a CDS encoding DUF86 domain-containing protein yields the protein MSKRSDEARLEKILYYINDIEKMIKNHDGIVETLNHTEGQYAVSMCLVQIGELLGKIENPDYIQKLPVKPVKDFRNIIVHDYEGVDLSIVEKILEDDLPQLKALVLGLLN
- a CDS encoding PDZ domain-containing protein — protein: MQTKTFLIFTSFIFIISCSTISDFYEPLSPPEERGYHVIRLGKNEKPKIYYSNNFDYDIDELLSEHFFCLGFVNYNGVDEDITFDISQHCKEIGATIAIYTRGYTDTRYGTTDYGVYSIKRYDYHIAYFVRFTDDVGFGLEFLNLNSEDRQLYKRNTGALVYIVYKNSPAYFANIVKNDIIVKIDNKEIANANDAINILYLVSEKKKIELEVLRDGDIKIITLEQ